Genomic window (Methanomassiliicoccales archaeon):
TCAATGCCTCCAGAGAGGAAACGCCCTGGTCTCTTCGTATAAAAGCACTACGAGAGGAGTGCGAATGCTGTATCGATCTTGGTGGCAACCCGATCAAGCCACAGAAAGTCATTCATGAGCTCAACAAGATTTTGCCAGACGACGCGATTGTTACTACAGAGGTTGGACAGAACCAAATGTGGGCCGCACACTTCCTCAAAGTGAGACATCCGCGACAATTCATAACATCCGGTGGATTTGGGACAATGGGATTTGGATTCCCTGCTGCTCTGGGAGTTAAGGTCGCCTTTCCAAATAGGCCCGTTATCGACATCGCAGGTGATGGGAGTTTGCAGATGGTTTTCCAAGAGTTCGCGACAGCGGTCTGCGAGAATCTTCCCGTCATGGTCTGCCTCATGAACAACGGGTGGCTCGGGATGGTCAAGCAGTGGCAGAAGCTGTTTTGGGGGAAGCGTTATAGTGGCACAGAGTTAAGGAATAATCCCGATTTTGTGAAACTTGCCCAGGCCTTCGGAGCTGATGGTGTCGTAGTGGAGAAGCCATCAGAATTGAGGGAAGCACTGGAACGAGGTTTGAGATCTGATGTGCCATTCATCGTCGACATCCACGTCGATCCAGAAGAAGATGTTCTTCCGATGATTCCGCCTGGTGGCGGTAAGGATCTTGTGAGGGGGCGCTGCAAATGGAGGTCATAAGAATTATTGGCGAGAATACTCAGGGAGTCCTTCCTAAGGTTCTCTCAGAGCTCGTGCGAAGAAAGGTCGAAGTGAACAGAGCATTCGTCGAAAGGAGCGATGGTAAGGTCGAAATGGTCTTCGAAATCAGGAATTCTTCTCTCAACGGGAAACTGCTTCACTCACTCCGGAACCTTCAGGACGTCATTTCCGTCGAGTACCTAAAGGAAAAGTGCATTTGTCGCCTAGAGCTTTCGCCTGAGGAGAATTGCCAAACGGCATTCGTGGCATCACTTCGCAAAGATAATTAACGAGAAAGTTGAAGCGAATCTTGTTTATATTTGACATACTTTAAGGTCGCAAATCAAATTGGATAGGTGAGATGTGTATGGCGAAAATCTATCACGATAAAGATGCGGATCTAAATGTACTGAAGGGCAAGAAAATCGCTGTCCTTGGCTACGGCAGCCAGGGTAGAGCCCAAGCCCTATGCCTAAAAGACAGCGGGTTAAATGTAGTCGTAGGTGTGAGAAAAGGTGGGAATTCCTGGGAGCAAGCTAAAAAGGATGGCGTTGCCGTCGCCGAGATTCCGGACGCTGTCAAGAACGCGGATGTTGTTATGATGCTCCTTCCAGATGAAGTTCAGGAAGAAGTTTACAACAAATATGTGCTCCCGAACCTGAAGGAAGGTTGTGCACTCGATTTTGCGCATGGGTTTACCGTTGTTTACGGCCAGGTCAAACCGCCGAAAAATGTTGATGTCATCATGGTCGCGCCAAAGTCACCTGGTAAGAGAGAGCGAGAGGTCTTCCTAGAGGGATTTGGCGTACCTGCACTCATCGCAGTAGAGCAGGACTACACTGGGCACGCGAAGGAGATCGTTCTTGCGCTCGCGAAGGGCATTGGGTCGACAAGAGCAGGCGTCATCGAGACTACATTCCATGAAGAGGTCACTTCTGATCTCTTCGGAGAGCAGGCGGTTCTTTGCGGCGGCGTCACTGCGCTGATTCTCGCTGGTTTCGATACACTTGTGAAAAGAGGGTATCAGCCAGAACTGGCGTATTTCGAATGCCTTCACGAGCTAAAACTCATCGTGGATCTAATCCAAGCAGGTGGACTCGTACACATGTGGAAGAACGTCAGCAACACGGCCGAATTCGGTGGACTCACGCAGAGAGATTACATTATTACCGAGGAGACGAGAAAGGCGATGGACAGGATGCTCGATAAGATTCTCTCTGGCGAGTTTTCCAAAGAATGGATTGCTGACTGGAAGAACGGTCTCAAGAGAATGAAAGAGTTGGAGAAACAAGAGTCGGAAAGGCTGATCGAGGTTGTTGGCAGAGAAATCAGATCACTCTTTGAAATGAAGAAAACAAACGATTGATTTTTTTGCCACATTTCTTAGAAACAATCCCCTTTCCTTATTTTTTGGTCGTAATAAATAATATTTAATCCGTAACTTTATAACGGTCGGTGATAAAGTGACGAGACGGGTGAGAATGACCACGCCACACGATGAATTCCTTATTGAGTTAAACGATACGAATACGGCTGAAGCTATCTGGAACGCCCTTCCTTTCGATGCCTACACAAATATATGGGGTGAAGAGATTTACTTTGAGATTCCAGTAAAAATGAAACTGGAGCGCGGCAAGAAGGTAATGGAAATCGGCGAGGTTGCGTACTGGCCTGATGGAAACGCCCTCTGCCTCTTTTATGGACCGACACCCATAAGCAGCGACGACTCTCCAGTTGCGATTTCGCCCGTCACACCAGTTGGTAGGGTATTAGGGGATCCAAAGAATCTGAGAAGAGTTGGTGACCGGATGAAGGTCACACTCGACCGGGCCTAATCATCAAAAAATTGTTAAAGATCTATTTTCCGCCGATTAGTTCCAGGGACTCAATACTCACTGTTGGGACAATGCATGACTTGACTACGGTTGAATCATTGGCGATGTCCCCAATTTTACGCAGTGCTTCAAACATATTACCAACAAGTAGCGCATGATTGATCCTCTGGATGATCTCCCCCTGCTTGATAACGGACGCGCATCTCACTTCCATTGCAAATGCGCCATTGATCGGATTAACTTCTGGAGCCGCGACCCGTTCGATCAGTATGCCATCATCGACCGAAGAAATGAGAGATTCTCTACTCTTATTCCCTGGCACTAGGACAAGGTTGATAGGACTGATCGACACAGGTGTCCTGTAAATGCCATGAGCGTCCGTGGGATTTCTCCTCATCCCGTTGCCTGAAGACTTGACGCCTTCTAGTGTTGCAGTATAAAAGTCATAAATGAATTGCTTGAGAATTCCTTTCTCGACAATCGTTTTTTTCGATGTTGGTGTACCTTCATCATCAAACGGTGCCGAGAGAATTCCTTTTCCGTCACTTGGATCGTCAACAATTGTGACCTGCGAGGACGCCACTGCGTCGTTAATCTTGTTTGCCCACGCGCTTCTTTTCCTGTGAACATTCTCACCATCAATCGCATGACCGACAGATGTTAGGAGCATTTCTGCGAAGTTGGCGGGGGTCAACACCGTTTCCCCAATAAATCGCCCTTTAAAAGGCACCGCCCGGGCAGACGCCTTAGCTCCTTCTTTGAGAGATTTTCCGATCGAAAAGGGATCAACGTCGCTCAAATGCGTTGAATAAAATTCTTCGATGCCTTCTCCAGGAGCTTTGTCATTTGCCTTGGCGGTAAATCTTAGATAAAGCATCGTACTCTTGTGAGAAGCGTCGACACCATTTGAGTTCACGATCCTCAGTTCGATTGTAGAGATCCTCAGTAAACCGAGGGGCACCTCGACCTTTCCCTTCTCAGTACAGCAACCCACAATGGAACTTGCGATCCCTGCTAGTTCTCTAGGAGTTGCCAATTCGATTTGTTCATCATAGACCTTTGGAGAAAAAACTGCCTGCCCTCCAGCAGAGAACTGTTCGAAAT
Coding sequences:
- the ilvC gene encoding ketol-acid reductoisomerase, whose translation is MAKIYHDKDADLNVLKGKKIAVLGYGSQGRAQALCLKDSGLNVVVGVRKGGNSWEQAKKDGVAVAEIPDAVKNADVVMMLLPDEVQEEVYNKYVLPNLKEGCALDFAHGFTVVYGQVKPPKNVDVIMVAPKSPGKREREVFLEGFGVPALIAVEQDYTGHAKEIVLALAKGIGSTRAGVIETTFHEEVTSDLFGEQAVLCGGVTALILAGFDTLVKRGYQPELAYFECLHELKLIVDLIQAGGLVHMWKNVSNTAEFGGLTQRDYIITEETRKAMDRMLDKILSGEFSKEWIADWKNGLKRMKELEKQESERLIEVVGREIRSLFEMKKTND
- a CDS encoding cyclophilin-like fold protein, which gives rise to MTRRVRMTTPHDEFLIELNDTNTAEAIWNALPFDAYTNIWGEEIYFEIPVKMKLERGKKVMEIGEVAYWPDGNALCLFYGPTPISSDDSPVAISPVTPVGRVLGDPKNLRRVGDRMKVTLDRA
- a CDS encoding TldD/PmbA family protein: MNLERIVEIASRTARGEIGVNQFEIFGTEAKILSVYVDDGSIKSVEEKFDRGIAVRIAKGKRIGQSASTCDGIKDAERCVRLASDLATVSPEDRNFEQFSAGGQAVFSPKVYDEQIELATPRELAGIASSIVGCCTEKGKVEVPLGLLRISTIELRIVNSNGVDASHKSTMLYLRFTAKANDKAPGEGIEEFYSTHLSDVDPFSIGKSLKEGAKASARAVPFKGRFIGETVLTPANFAEMLLTSVGHAIDGENVHRKRSAWANKINDAVASSQVTIVDDPSDGKGILSAPFDDEGTPTSKKTIVEKGILKQFIYDFYTATLEGVKSSGNGMRRNPTDAHGIYRTPVSISPINLVLVPGNKSRESLISSVDDGILIERVAAPEVNPINGAFAMEVRCASVIKQGEIIQRINHALLVGNMFEALRKIGDIANDSTVVKSCIVPTVSIESLELIGGK